Proteins from one Capricornis sumatraensis isolate serow.1 chromosome 2, serow.2, whole genome shotgun sequence genomic window:
- the SH2D2A gene encoding SH2 domain-containing protein 2A isoform X1: MEFPLAQICPQGSREAPAITFSTFQPLDLTRRGCQGPGLLLGPRLQAPEEAWPSPRGPAGQAVAPLQAPGAACSPKDVGKEEDQREEALFLQAETRAWFQKTQAHELLQHGAAPIWFHGFITRREAERLLETKPQGCYLVRFSESAVTFVLTYRSRTCCRHFLLAQLGDGRHVVLGEDSAHARLQDLLRHYTACPLSPYGETLTEPLARQTPEPAGLSLRTEESEFGSKSQDSQFQYSPILKKEQSTAPTQKDGAGEPKQPSQWPRPKPPIPAKPQLQPQVYTSPAPRPRPALPPKPSNPIYNEPDEPIDFYAMGRGSPGEAPSNIYGSPEEASSNIYAEVEVREPDSRSEDPQFILRHEVLRKCQSRPVLGSQNPGGQQLHSENSVAEQGHTVPHRPLPRWGHTLPHNLSRQVLQDRGQAWLPLGPPQ, from the exons ATGGAGTTCCCTCTGGCCCAGATATGCCCCCAAG GGAGCCGAGAAGCCCCGGCCATAACCTTCAGCACCTTCCAGCCCCTGGACTTGACCCGCAGGGGCTGCCAGGGCCCCGGCTTGCTTCTGGGACCACGACTCCAGGCCCCCGAGGAAGCCTGGCCCAGCCCCAGGGGCCCAGCTGGCCAGGCTGTG GCACCTCTCCAGGCCCCAGGGGCtgcctgcagtccaaaggatgtTGGGAAGGAGGAGGACCAAAGGGAAGAAGCTCTGTTCCTACAGGCCGAGACTCGGGCTTGGTTCCAGAAGACCCAGGCCCATGAGCTCCTACAGCACGGGGCGGCCCCCATCTGGTTCCACGGTTTCATCACCCGGAG AGAGGCCGAGAGGCTGCTGGAGACTAAGCCTCAGGGATGCTACTTGGTGCGTTTCAGTGAGAGCGCCGTGACCTTTGTGCTGACTTACAG GAGCCGGACTTGCTGCCGCCACTTCCTGCTGGCCCAACTAGGGGACGGGCGCCACGTGGTGCTGGGCGAGGACAGCGCCCACGCGCGGCTGCAGGACCTACTGCGGCACTACACTGCGTGCCCGCTCAGCCCGTACGGGGAGACGCTCACTGAACCCCTCGCCCGCCAG ACTCCTGAGCCCGCAGGACTGTCCCTAAGGACTGAAGAATCAGAGTTTGGAAGCAAAAGCCAGGACTCACAGTTTCAGTATAGCCCGATTCTCAAAAAGGAGCAAAGTACAGCCCCCACGCAGAAAGATGGAGCTGGGGAGCCAAAGCAG CCCTCCCAGTGGCCCAGGCCCAAGCCGCCCATCCCCGCCAAACCTCAGCTGCAGCCCCAAGTGTACACAAGCCCTGCTCCGAGACCGCGCCCAGCCCTGCCGCCCAAGCCCTCCAACCCCATCTACAACGAACCTGATGAACCCATCGATTTCTATGCCATGGGCCGTGGCagccctggggaagcccccagcAACATTTATGGCAGCCCTGAGGAAGCCTCCAGCAACATTTATGCCGAGGTGGAGGTGAGGGAGCCTGATTCAAGGAGTGAGGACCCGCAGTTCATCCTCAGGCATGAAGTCCTACGGAAGTGCCAGTCCAGGCCTGTCCTAGGCAGCCAG AATCCAGGTGGCCAGCAACTGCATTCTGAGAACTCCGTGGCTGAACAAGGCCATACTGTGCCCCACCGGCCCCTACCCCGCTGGGGTCACACTCTCCCCCACAACCTTTCTAGACAAGTGCTTCAGGACAGAGGACAGGCGTGGCTCCCCCTGGGGCCTCCTCAGTAG
- the SH2D2A gene encoding SH2 domain-containing protein 2A isoform X2: MEFPLAQICPQGSREAPAITFSTFQPLDLTRRGCQGPGLLLGPRLQAPEEAWPSPRGPAGQAEEDQREEALFLQAETRAWFQKTQAHELLQHGAAPIWFHGFITRREAERLLETKPQGCYLVRFSESAVTFVLTYRSRTCCRHFLLAQLGDGRHVVLGEDSAHARLQDLLRHYTACPLSPYGETLTEPLARQTPEPAGLSLRTEESEFGSKSQDSQFQYSPILKKEQSTAPTQKDGAGEPKQPSQWPRPKPPIPAKPQLQPQVYTSPAPRPRPALPPKPSNPIYNEPDEPIDFYAMGRGSPGEAPSNIYGSPEEASSNIYAEVEVREPDSRSEDPQFILRHEVLRKCQSRPVLGSQNPGGQQLHSENSVAEQGHTVPHRPLPRWGHTLPHNLSRQVLQDRGQAWLPLGPPQ; encoded by the exons ATGGAGTTCCCTCTGGCCCAGATATGCCCCCAAG GGAGCCGAGAAGCCCCGGCCATAACCTTCAGCACCTTCCAGCCCCTGGACTTGACCCGCAGGGGCTGCCAGGGCCCCGGCTTGCTTCTGGGACCACGACTCCAGGCCCCCGAGGAAGCCTGGCCCAGCCCCAGGGGCCCAGCTGGCCAGGCT GAGGAGGACCAAAGGGAAGAAGCTCTGTTCCTACAGGCCGAGACTCGGGCTTGGTTCCAGAAGACCCAGGCCCATGAGCTCCTACAGCACGGGGCGGCCCCCATCTGGTTCCACGGTTTCATCACCCGGAG AGAGGCCGAGAGGCTGCTGGAGACTAAGCCTCAGGGATGCTACTTGGTGCGTTTCAGTGAGAGCGCCGTGACCTTTGTGCTGACTTACAG GAGCCGGACTTGCTGCCGCCACTTCCTGCTGGCCCAACTAGGGGACGGGCGCCACGTGGTGCTGGGCGAGGACAGCGCCCACGCGCGGCTGCAGGACCTACTGCGGCACTACACTGCGTGCCCGCTCAGCCCGTACGGGGAGACGCTCACTGAACCCCTCGCCCGCCAG ACTCCTGAGCCCGCAGGACTGTCCCTAAGGACTGAAGAATCAGAGTTTGGAAGCAAAAGCCAGGACTCACAGTTTCAGTATAGCCCGATTCTCAAAAAGGAGCAAAGTACAGCCCCCACGCAGAAAGATGGAGCTGGGGAGCCAAAGCAG CCCTCCCAGTGGCCCAGGCCCAAGCCGCCCATCCCCGCCAAACCTCAGCTGCAGCCCCAAGTGTACACAAGCCCTGCTCCGAGACCGCGCCCAGCCCTGCCGCCCAAGCCCTCCAACCCCATCTACAACGAACCTGATGAACCCATCGATTTCTATGCCATGGGCCGTGGCagccctggggaagcccccagcAACATTTATGGCAGCCCTGAGGAAGCCTCCAGCAACATTTATGCCGAGGTGGAGGTGAGGGAGCCTGATTCAAGGAGTGAGGACCCGCAGTTCATCCTCAGGCATGAAGTCCTACGGAAGTGCCAGTCCAGGCCTGTCCTAGGCAGCCAG AATCCAGGTGGCCAGCAACTGCATTCTGAGAACTCCGTGGCTGAACAAGGCCATACTGTGCCCCACCGGCCCCTACCCCGCTGGGGTCACACTCTCCCCCACAACCTTTCTAGACAAGTGCTTCAGGACAGAGGACAGGCGTGGCTCCCCCTGGGGCCTCCTCAGTAG